In Leishmania mexicana MHOM/GT/2001/U1103 complete genome, chromosome 13, the following proteins share a genomic window:
- a CDS encoding putative RNA helicase produces the protein MAQSSLAEDIFTGGVQTNSFVSECMQAQRPVGLLTHSGEPLSPRGDRVGGSGRSAYQAQRKISLDMLLSSVDDIVSQVYVNFDEDLTKVLLNALDRVTACDTLDQRERTKVRVIDELLEVLGDKHYDLLQCVMYRPREVFLRLLEEFCTLEDGKDATTSQSSSGPKGLTVRFVKNNQRSQGQDVVINDAGKLTDQKWLAHMNRRYRVLMQESELDELFKRDFSVTGSIMPAGATVTKKPGHVRIHIPPPRQEVLPESKRVCVATSLPEWTHPAFLSITHLNTIQTTIFETAFHTSQNMLVCAPTGAGKTVCGLLVMLRCISEHFEGGVLDRDFKIIFVAPMKALAQEMVENFSRRLAPFMIKVRELTGDMQLTKRELAETQVIVTTPEKWDVITRKQSNEELVRQVRLIIMDEIHLLNEERGPVLEALVARTLRHGELNPEQRVRLVGLSATLPNYKDVANFLQADLREGLKVFGPEYRPVPLEQTFIGLQNTSGAPKRNKEFELDRLAYEEVVKNVREGHQVMVFVHSRKQTVGLAKYFIEESTHRGEEHLFQYKGVMPSGIEKKGRTLQGRDLASLFAAGFGAHHAGLVRYDRTTTEGFFRDGYLRVLCCTSTLAWGVNLPAHTVVIRGTQMYDPKRGGLVSISVLDVMQIFGRAGRPQFDTSGHGIIISDDKEVSHFLRLIAHALPIESQMQGKLCDHLNAEVNAGTISSVMEASSWLEYTYMWQRIRVNPLTYGLKVNNVRKDPELKTVRYSMINTSFTDLAIAGMVRYNPETGSVESTDLGRLASHYYITYESISIFNEKMRRPDDTWIDALDMGTAMNIAASAKEFSQLKVRQEELDELQNLHQLLPKQVREYRVSGESTDETSTQWKVTTLLKAYINRLSVETHSLSSDMVYVLQNMPRICRALFEIELERGHPLTTYTYLTLCKCIEHRCWDFEHPLMQFANWSHRVNITDAVWANLNKCNPSMQLLQEMTAKEVGEMVHNVRSGRDIADLVSKFPSVNIDIDVQPITRSILRVKVTIEADFVWSRDLSGNSEMFWLLVEDQDNHFIFHHESVTLTRKEVETGTPHVVNLAVPIVPQYDMYAVRLYSDRWMGCKEDYTFSIGHLHLPEDSQMTTKLLPLSPLRLHVIPEEYHAIYRNYRQFNAVQTQIFYTMFHTDENVFLGAPTGSGKTIAAEMAILRVFEQYPGKKVVYIAPLKALVKERLRDWRARMMLVGRSVVELSGDATPDISALAKADILCTTPEKWDGISRNWQVRSYVTAVKLVVFDEVHMLGTDRGPILEVIVSRMRYIGWNLKAPIRLVGLSTAVSNPGDLSSWLGVEKKWAVFNFDPSVRPVPMTVHIAGYHGKNYCPRMATMNKPTYNAICEKSPTQPVIVFVSSRRQTRLTAMALIGFLLMEGNTAKWVHMNVDQVQEYTSKLDDPYVKHCLQFGVGIHHAGLLESDRTIVEETFLTNRIQVLVATSTLAWGVNFPAHMVVVKGTEYYDAKTNSYVDFPITDVLQMIGRAGRPQFDTEGVAQVLCHEPKKGFYRKFLYDPFPVESALHKQLHVHINAEIVSGTINTRQDAVNYLTWTYLFRRIARNPSYYGLEDGSPKAVTIFLSTLVKGVLADLERCGCIEQPDAMDEDADPDAIQYTVLGKLCSYYYISHITVDLFNRNIEPDHSCGELLRLLCDAEEFNELPVRHNEDKLNMELARQLPLPVRDAEADSPHVKAFLLFQALLERASMPITDYITDQKSAMDNAVRVIQAMVDVAANNGHLYAALRCMTLMQCMVQARWWDDNSLLQIPNVVKAMLPVIEKECDGVHDAAELANRPLAVLQKFQKVLEMPMFGLRERDVNESMEAVRGLPLIQVDLTIRQQQGGAAEEMDTEDEETVVTYELAVHLQRLSFGQKRVIAPHFSKAKDEQYWVVVGHEPTGELVALKRVNRLRQSSTATLRIDWDEDWVQYSPDGTVELNVYLVCDSYIGMDQQYSFILPPPS, from the coding sequence ATGGCGCAAAGCAGCTTGGCAGAGGATATCTTTACGGGTGGCGTGCAGACGAACAGCTTCGTGTCCGAGTGCATGCAGGCGCAGAGGCCCGTGGGGCTGCTCACCCACTCTGGCgagccgctgtcgccgcgcgGCGATCGCGTCGGTGGATCTGGCCGCTCGGCGTACCAGGCGCAACGCAAGATTTCGCTGGATATGCTACTCTCCAGCGTTGACGACATCGTGTCACAGGTCTACGTGAACTTTGACGAGGATCTCACCAAGGTGTTACTCAACGCACTCGATCGCGTCACGGCCTGCGACACACTGGATCAGAGGGAGCGAACGAAAGTCCGCGTGATCGACGAGCTACTTGAGGTGCTCGGGGACAAGCATTACGACCTGCTGCAGTGCGTTATGTACCGCCCTCGCGAGGTCTTCCTCCGGCTCCTGGAGGAGTTCTGCACCTTGGAGGATGGCAAGGATGCCACGACGAGCCAGTCTTCTAGCGGTCCGAAGGGGCTGACGGTGCGCTTCGTGAAGAACAATCAGCGCTCGCAGGGGCAGGATGTGGTGATCAACGACGCGGGCAAGCTCACCGATCAGAAGTGGCTTGCCCACATGAACAGGCGTTACCGTGTCTTGATGCAGGAGTCCGAGCTGGATGAGCTCTTTAAGCGAGACTTCAGCGTGACCGGGTCCATTATGCCGGCAGGCGCTACTGTCACCAAAAAGCCCGGGCACGTGCGCATCCACATTCCCCCTCCCAGGCAGGAGGTCCTGCCTGAGAGCAAGCGCGTCTGCGTCGCGACGTCCCTGCCAGAGTGGACACACCCAGCCTTTCTCTCCATCACGCACCTCAACACGATTCAGACAACGATCTTCGAGACGGCGTTTCACACATCGCAGAACATGCTGGTGTGCGCGCCGACGGGTGCGGGTAAGACGGTGTGTGGGCTGCTGGTGATGTTGCGGTGCATCAGCGAGCACTTCGAGGGCGGTGTGCTGGATCGAGACTTCAAGATCATCTTTGTTGCCCCAATGAAGGCGCTCGCGCAGGAGATGGTGGAGAACTTCTCGCGCCGTCTGGCACCGTTCATGATAAAGGTACGCGAGCTTACGGGCGACATGCAGCTGACCAAGCGGGAGCTGGCGGAGACGCAGGTGATCGTGACAACGCCGGAGAAGTGGGACGTCATCACCCGCAAGCAGAGCAACGAGGAGCTGGTAAGGCAAGTGCGGCTCATCATCATGGATGAGATTCATCTCCTGAACGAAGAGCGTGGCCCGGTGCTAGAGGCGTTGGTCGCGCGCACCCTGCGGCACGGCGAGCTGAATCCGGAGCAGCGCGTCCGCCTGGTGGGGCTCTCCGCCACGCTGCCCAACTACAAGGACGTGGCGAACTTCCTGCAGGCGGACTTGCGGGAGGGTCTGAAGGTGTTCGGCCCGGAGTATCGCCCTGTCCCGCTGGAGCAGACATTTATTGGTCTGCAAAACACATCCGGGGCGCCGAAGCGCAACAAGGAGTTCGAGCTCGATCGCCTGGCgtacgaggaggtggtgaagaaTGTGCGAGAGGGACACCAGGTAATGGTGTTTGTGCACTCACGGAAGCAGACGGTGGGGCTGGCGAAGTACTTTATCGAGGAGTCGACGCACCGTGGGGAGGAGCACCTGTTCCAGTACAAAGGTGTCATGCCCTCAGGGATCGAGAAGAAGGGCCGGACGCTCCAGGGACGCGACTTGGCCTCGCTCTTCGCCGCCGGCTTTGGCGCGCACCACGCCGGCCTCGTCCGCTACGACCGCACCACTACTGAAGGCTTCTTCAGGGACGGGTACTTGCGAGTGCTGTGCTGCACGAGTACCCTGGCGTGGGGTGTGAACCTGCCGGCGCACACGGTGGTCATTCGCGGCACGCAAATGTACGACCCCAAGCGCGGTGGCCTCGTTTCCATTTCGGTGCTGGATGTGATGCAGATCTTCGGCCGCGCTGGTCGTCCGCAGTTCGACACGAGCGGGCATGGCATCATCATCTCAGATGACAAGGAGGTGAGCCACTTCCTTCGGCTCATCGCACACGCCCTGCCTATCGAGAGTCAGATGCAAGGTAAGCTGTGTGACCACCTGAACGCCGAGGTGAACGCCGGCACAATATCCTCCGTGATGGAGGCCTCCTCGTGGCTGGAGTACACGTACATGTGGCAGCGGATTCGGGTGAATCCGCTGACATACGGGCTGAAGGTGAACAATGTCCGCAAAGACCCGGAGCTCAAGACAGTGCGGTACAGTATGATTAACACTTCGTTCACCGACCTCGCCATTGCGGGCATGGTGCGTTACAACCCGGAGACAGGCTCGGTGGAGAGCACCGATCTCGGCCGTCTCGCGAGTCACTACTACATCACCTACGAGAGCATCAGTATATTCAACGAGAAGATGCGCCGCCCTGATGACACGTGGATCGACGCGTTGGACATGGGTACCGCTATGAACATCGCTGCCTCGGCAAAGGAGTTCAGCCAGCTGAAAGTGcggcaggaggagctggatGAGCTGCAGAATCTGCATCAGCTGTTGCCGAAGCAGGTGCGTGAGTACCGGGTGAGTGGCGAGAGCACCGACGAGACGAGCACGCAGTGGAAGGTGACGACGTTGCTCAAGGCGTACATCAACCGCCTTTCTGTTGAGACGCATTCTCTGTCGTCCGACATGGTGTACGTGCTGCAGAACATGCCCCGCATCTGCCGCGCCCTCTTCGAGATTGAGCTGGAGCGTGGGCACCCCCTCACCACGTACACGTACTTGACGCTGTGCAAGTGCATTGAGCACCGCTGCTGGGACTTTGAGCACCCGCTGATGCAGTTCGCGAATTGGAGTCACCGGGTGAACATCACAGACGCGGTGTGGGCGAACCTGAACAAGTGCAACCCGAGcatgcagctgctgcaagagatgacggcgaaggaggtgggggagatgGTGCATAACGTGCGCTCCGGTCGTGACATTGCCGATCTGGTGTCGAAGTTTCCCTCGGTGAACATCGACATTGATGTGCAGCCCATCACTCGGTCCATCCTGCGCGTCAAGGTGACGATCGAGGCGGATTTTGTGTGGAGTCGCGACTTGTCTGGCAACTCCGAGATGTTCTGGCTGCTGGTGGAGGACCAGGACAACCACTTCATCTTCCACCACGAGTCGGTCACGCTTACGcgcaaggaggtggagacCGGCACGCCGCACGTGGTGAATCTTGCTGTCCCGATTGTGCCCCAGTACGACATGTACGCGGTGCGCCTCTACAGTGACCGCTGGATGGGCTGCAAGGAGGACTACACCTTCTCCATTGGCCACCTGCACCTTCCGGAGGACTCGCAGATGACGAcgaagctgctgccgctgagccCGCTTCGGCTGCACGTGATCCCGGAGGAATACCATGCCATATACCGAAACTACCGCCAGTTCAACGCGGTGCAGACGCAAATCTTCTACACCATGTTTCACACAGACGAGAACGTCTTCCTCGGTGCGCCGACGGGCAGTGGTAAGACGATTGCGGCAGAGATGGCCATCCTCCGCGTGTTCGAGCAGTATCCCGGCAAGAAGGTGGTGTACATCGCGCCGCTCAAGGCCCTCGTGaaggagcggctgcgtgaCTGGAGGGCCCGCATGATGCTCGTGGGGCGCTCCGTGGTGGAGCTGTCGGGCGATGCGACGCCGGACATTAGTGCGCTCGCCAAGGCGGACATCTTGTGCACGACTCCGGAGAAGTGGGATGGCATTTCGCGTAACTGGCAGGTGCGCAGCTACGTCACGGCCGTGAAGCTGGTTGTGTTCGATGAGGTGCACATGCTGGGCACCGACCGTGGTCCGATCCTGGAGGTGATTGTGAGCCGCATGCGTTACATTGGATGGAACCTGAAGGCGCCGATCCGCTTGGTGGGGCTCTCCACGGCCGTCTCGAACCCGGGCGACCTGAGCTCGTGGCTTGGTGTGGAGAAGAAGTGGGCCGTGTTCAACTTTGACCCGTCAGTGCGTCCGGTGCCGATGACAGTGCACATTGCGGGCTACCACGGCAAGAACTACTGCCCCCGCATGGCCACCATGAACAAGCCGACGTACAACGCCATTTGCGAGAAGAGCCCGACGCAGCCGGTGATTGTGTTCGTgtcgtcgcggcggcagacgcgaCTCACGGCCATGGCCCTCATCGGCTTTCTGCTGATGGAGGGCAACACGGCCAAGTGGGTGCACATGAATGTAGATCAGGTGCAGGAGTACACCTCAAAGCTGGATGACCCGTACGTGAAGCACTGCCTGCAGTTCGGCGTCGGCATCCACCACGCCGGGTTGCTGGAGAGCGACCGCACGATTGTGGAGGAGACCTTCCTGACAAATCGCATTCAGGTGCTGGTCGCGACGTCGACGTTGGCGTGGGGTGTCAACTTCCCTGCGCACATGGTTGTGGTGAAGGGCACCGAGTACTACGACGCCAAGACGAACTCCTACGTGGACTTCCCGATCACTGATGTGCTGCAGATGATCGGTCGTGCCGGGCGTCCGCAGTTTGACACAGAGGGCGTGGCCCAGGTGCTGTGCCACGAGCCCAAGAAGGGCTTCTACCGCAAGTTCCTCTACGACCCTTTCCCGGTGGAGAGCGCGTTGCACAAGCAGCTGCACGTCCACATCAATGCCGAAATTGTGTCAGGGACGATCAACACTCGTCAGGATGCGGTGAACTACCTGACGTGGACCTACCTCTTCCGCCGAATTGCACGCAACCCCTCCTACTACGGCCTGGAGGACGGCTCTCCCAAGGCGGTCACGATCTTCCTCTCCACCCTGGTGAAGGGCGTGCTGGCGGACCTTGAGCGGTGCGGCTGTATTGAGCAGCCGGATGCAAtggacgaggacgcggaCCCGGATGCGATCCAGTATACCGTTCTGGGCAAACTCTGTTCGTACTACTACATCTCCCACATCACGGTGGACTTGTTCAACCGCAACATCGAGCCGGATCACTCTTGCGGCGAGCTTCTGCGTCTCCTGTGTGACGCGGAGGAGTTCAATGAATTGCCGGTGCGCCACAACGAAGACAAGCTGAACATGGAGCTGGCGcgtcagctgccgctgcccgtccGCGACGCAGAGGCGGACAGTCCGCACGTCAAGGcgttcctcctcttccaggCGCTCCTCGAGCGTGCGTCGATGCCTATCACGGACTATATTACAGATCAGAAGTCCGCCATGGACAACGCAGTGCGTGTGATTCAGGCCATGGTGGACGTGGCCGCCAACAACGGCCACCTGTACGCCGCGCTGCGTTGCATGACGCTCATGCAGTGCATGGTGCAGGCCCGCTGGTGGGACGATAACTCTCTGCTGCAGATCCCGAATGTAGTCAAGGCGATGCTTCCGGTGATTGAAAAGGAGTGCGACGGGGTGCATgacgcggcggagctggcgaaCCGCCCGTTGGCAGTGCTGCAGAAGTTCCAGAAGGTGCTCGAGATGCCCATGTTCGGGCTGCGAGAGCGGGACGTGAACGAGTccatggaggcggtgcgcgggCTGCCGCTTATCCAGGTTGACCTCACCattcggcagcagcagggtggtgcagcggaggagatggatacggaggacgaggagactGTCGTGACGTACGAGCTGGCGGTGCATCTGCAGCGACTTTCCTTCGGACAGAAGAGGGTCATTGCGCCGCACTTCTCGAAGGCCAAGGATGAGCAGTACTGGGTAGTCGTCGGCCACGAGCCCACAGGCGAGCTTGTTGCATTGAAGCGTGTGAATCGGCTGCGACAGAGCagcacggcgacgctgcggatCGACTGGGACGAGGACTGGGTGCAGTACAGCCCCGACGGCACCGTGGAGCTGAATGTGTATCTCGTGTGTGACTCGTATATCGGGATGGATCAGCAGTACAGCTTCAtccttcctcctccaagCTGA